In Aegilops tauschii subsp. strangulata cultivar AL8/78 chromosome 3, Aet v6.0, whole genome shotgun sequence, one genomic interval encodes:
- the LOC141020709 gene encoding uncharacterized protein, which yields MAEAATAAATPLIHGLPDEVVLWEILVRLDPKSLLRCRAVRRSWRRATSARGFLLAHHHHDILAFDHRAAANAQLHRVARLDRHLYVDASCDGLLVLSTYYKGMHGSHISICNPTTRELASVVGPPWDFSTLGIYPHRPTSEYRLLLHQGSRKDLPKDQIGCFVLPLGPDQSPRYIGWPETKAELLDEPVHVHDGLHWYPDPGYHRSGSRKRESKPIIVFDTIAESFRQMHSPIVPTQAYIFEKDGMLGIYCHDDDKNTVGIWVLQNYESEVWDLKYQIRLPVEEIRGRVEDYVDYDFRDINLWDVNDVSGDGGMLLLVNFGWSVFHIDTDGKLIDSFNFDLQRLCVYQCQLKQSLVQHTFFPALKGYVVNASLFI from the exons ATGGCGGAGGCCGCAACGGCAGCAGCGACGCCTCTCATCCATGGCCTCCCAGATGAGGTCGTCCTCTGGGAGATCCTCGTCCGTCTCGACCCCAAATCCCTCCTCCGCTGCCGCGCCGTCCGCCGCTCCTGGCGCCGCGCCACCTCCGCCCGCGGCTTCCTCCTCGCCCACCAC CACCATGACATTCTCGCCTTCGACCACCGGGCCGCCGCTAACGCGCAGCTCCATAGGGTCGCCCGGCTTGACAGGCACCTATATGTGGATGCCTCGTGCGACGGCCTCCTCGTCCTCTCCACCTACTACAAGGGTATGCATGGATCCCACATCTCTATCTGCAACCCGACCACGCGTGAGCTCGCCTCCGTCGTCGGGCCGCCGTGGGACTTCAGCACCTTGGGGATATACCCACACCGACCTACCAGCGAGTACCGCCTGCTACTGCACCAGGGGAGCCGCAAGGACTTGCCGAAAGACCAAATTGGCTGCTTTGTCCTTCCGTTGGGCCCCGACCAGTCACCAAGGTACATCGGGTGGCCGGAGACGAAGGCAGAGTTGCTCGACGAACCTGTCCACGTGCATGATGGTCTGCATTGGTACCCAGACCCAGGGTATCATCGGAGTGGAAGCAGAAAGCGTGAAAGCAAACCCATAATAGTATTCGACACCATAGCCGAGTCGTTCCGGCAGATGCATTCTCCAATTGTTCCCACCCAGGCATATATCTTTGAGAAGGATGGCATGCTTGGCATCTATTGCCATGACGATGACAAGAACACTGTTGGTATATGGGTGTTGCAGAACTACGAAAGTGAGGTTTGGGACTTAAAGTACCAAATCAGACTGCCGGTTGAAGAAATCAGGGGCCGGGTCGAAGATTATGTAGACTATGACTTTCGGGATATTAATCTTTGGGATGTGAACGATGTTTCGGGGGATGGTGGCATGCTCTTGCTGGTCAATTTTGGTTGGTCGGTGTTTCACATTGACACAGATGGCAAATTGATTGACAGTTTCAATTTTGATCTCCAACGCCTCTGTGTTTATCAATGTCAGCTCAAGCAAAGTCTTGTTCAGCATACCTTTTTTCCGGCTCTAAAAGGTTATGTTGTGAATGCTTCACTTTTCATCTGA